Genomic DNA from Fibrobacter sp.:
TCTCGAACAATCTGGCCCTTGGCCACACCGCCCACAGCAGGATTACAGCTCATGCGGCCGATGGCATCAATATCCATAGTCAACATGGCGGTCTTTACACCAAGCTTCCATGCAGCATGAGTAGCCTCAATGCCGGCATGTCCGCCACCCACCACAACAACATCGTATTCAGCGAGAATCATTTTCGTTAAAAAGGGATTAGTTAAAGATTAGGGGAACTCGAATCGGAACTTGAAAAAAACGATAGACTCGAAGGTCTATCGTCTTTTGTCTTAGGGCAAATTACTTTGCAGCTGCCGGAGCTTCTGCTGCCTTGGCTTCTTCAGCCTTGCGAGGATCTTCCGGATTCCATTCCACCTTCTTACCCTTCAGGAGAGCGGCGATTTCTGCCTTCAAAGTATCCTTTTCAGATTCGAATGCGGCGTACATCTTGTAGGAGCCATCCGGGTTCACCAGGTAAACCTTGGGAACGTAGCCATCGCTGTAGAGTTCACCGAACTGGCGGGATTCATCCCAAACCACGTTAACAGTTGCATCCCAGTTTGCGTTATCCATAAACTTGCGGATGCCGGACTTGTTGTTGCCACCGCTAGCCACAGCGAGAGTGGTCAAGCCATCCTTGGCAAATTCCTTGGCGATTTCAAGAATCTGGGGAGCTGCATGAGCGCAGTGGCCGCAGGTTGCAGAGAAGTAGAACACCAGCAAGGACTTGTTTGCAAAGGCGGTGATATCGTCAGCCTTGGCAGAGATACCGGAAACCTTCACCTTGTAGTTCATAAGCTTGGGCATGCCGTTAAGAAGAGTGTCGCCCTTCATGCCGGCAACTTCTTCCTTAAGCTTCTGCTGTTCTTCTTCGAACTTCTTTGCTGCAGCAGCGCGCATTTCCTGGGCCTTGGCCTGGAAGCGCTGACCGATAGCAGCGAGGGAATCTTCGGGAAGCTGGAGAGTAAAGGTAGAGTCCTGAACCTTTGCAGAAGATTCCTTGACACCCAGGATGAAGTAGTCTTCGTCCAGAGTGGTTTCGAACTGCTTGCCGATACCGATCAGCTGGTTTGCAAACTGAAGACCAATCAGGTAGGAGAACTTGATGTTGTTGGAGCTTTCTGCATTCACGACCACTGCTGCACCGGTAGAGGGAGTAGTCTTTGCAATGGGCTGAGCGCGGCCAACAGAATCAATGTAGGCGCGAACCTTGGCCTGGTCATCACCGAGGTTTGCGAGAGTTGCACTATCCGGGCGAATTTCTTCGGCACGCTTACGAGCGATAACAGTGTAATGCTGACCGATTTCCTGAATCTGTTCCGGAGTCATCTGGAGCTTGAAGGCAGTATCGTTGTTTGCCTTGACATTATCGCGGATAGCCTGGATTACAGCATCTTCATTCAGTTCTTCACCCATCTGGCGAGGAATCAAGGTAAAGTTCTGACCGCCGAACTGAGCGCCCAGCATGTAGGCAAACTTATCGAAGTCAGAGGTGTTAGCGTCAATGGCAACCTTCTTAGGAGCAGCAGACTGTTCATTGCAAGCAACGAGAGCAAGAGCTGCAGCGCCAAATGCGATCTTCTTAATGTTCATTTTTAATCTCCTAATTATTCAAACTTATTCTGCGAAGTAAGCCTTGGCCTTGGCCACAACTTCTTCGACCTTGACCATGGTGAATTCCTTTTCGTTGCGGAACTTCCATTCCACTTCGCCGTTGGCAAGACCCTTCTTGCCGATAGCGATACGGACCGGGGAGCCCCACAGGTCGGCATCCTTGAACTTGACGCCCGGACGTTCGTCACGATCGTCCACGAGAACGTCGATGCCGTTAGCTTCAAGTTCTGCTTCGAACTTTTCTGCAAGTTCCACCAGTTCCGGTTCCTTGCCGATGGGAACGATTTCCACCTGGAAGGGAGCGATGGACTTGGGCCAGATGGGGCCGAAGTCATCGTGGCTGTTTTCAACAACGGAAGCCATGAGGCGGCCGATACCGATACCGTAGCAACCCATGATGGCGGGAGCGGTAGTCTTTTCGGCAGTGAGGTACTTGGCACCCATGGATTCAGAGAACTTGGTGCCCAGCTTGAAGATGTTACCCAGTTCGATACCGCGGGTTTCGGAAAGTTCTTCACCGCAGTTCGGGCACTTGCAGCCGCCCTGAGCTTCGGCGATGTCGGCCACTTCGAATGCCGGGAAGTCGCGCTTCGGGGTGCAGTGCATCAGGTGGTAGTTTTCTTCGTTGGCGCCCATCACGAGATCGCAGGCGTCAGCCAGAGCTTCGTCCACGATGATGCGGGTGTCGTGAGCACCGATGGGGCTAGCAAAGCCAGGCACCATGCCGCACTGGCGGATGAGGGCGTCGTCTGCAGGGTAAAGTTCCTTGGCCTTCAGCAGGTTGTGGAGCTTGATTTCGGAAACGTCCAAGTTGCCCGGAACCATGACGGTAATGAGCTTGCCTTCGAAGTCGAAGAACACGCACTTGGCGGTGGACTTGGGGTCGATCTTCAGGAATGCGCTCAGTTCCTCGATAGACGGGCAGTGAGGAGTTTCAACCTTTTCGGGCATGGCGTTAGCGTCGCCCTTGTAGGTTTCGCGAGTAAACTTTGCGATTTCGCGGTTGGCCTGGTAGCCACACTTCTTACAGAGAATCAGGTAGTCTTCGCCGTTGGGAGTATCCAGCATGAATTCGTGAGCAATTTTTCCGCCCATGATGCCGGTATCGCTCTGGACCACCACCGGTTCAATGCCTACGCGGCGGTAAATGCGGAGGTAGGCATCGTATTCTTCCTGATAGTGCTTGTCCAGGTCTTCCTGAGAAGAGTGGAAGCTGTAGGCGTCCTTCATGAGGAATTCGCGGACACGGATCAGACCGCCGCGGGCACGGGCTTCGTCGCGGTACTTGGTCTTGAACTGGTACAGCATGAAGGGCAGCTGCTTGTAGCTGTTCAGCACGTAGCGGGCCATATCGGTCATGGCTTCTTCGTGGGTCATGGCCAGCACCATGTTGTGGTTGTTACGGTCCTTAAAACGGAGAAGTTCTTCGCCGATGGCCTGGTAACGGCCAGATTCGCTCCACAGGTCTGCGGTCTGGACCACGGGCAGGTCCACTTCGATACCGCCGATCTTGTTCATTTCTTCACGAACGATGTTGGTAATCTTCTGGATCACGCGGTAGCCGATAGGCATCATGGAGTAGATACCGGTAGAAACAGGCTTGATATAGCCGCCACGCATCAGGAAGATGTGGCTGGGCATAGTTGCGTCGCTGGGCGTTTCGCGGAGCGTGACATAGAAGTACTTAGAGAGTTTCATTTTTCTTTCCTTTTGACGAGCCCGGTAAACAGGGCCCACCTATTAAATTCGAGGGATAATTTAGAAAAAAGTAGGGCGACACATCAAATTTTGTATCTTATGGGATATGGAATTCGTTGATAAACTTCGTGAAAAGCCCCTTGTAAAAAAAATTGAAAAGTTCTTCCCCGCCATAGCCTTTCTTGGCGGTTTCGGGTGGGACTCAATTACCCTGGGCATGTCCATCGACGATAGCGACCTGGTATTTCTCCTGGCGTACTACACCGGCGCCCTGATTCTTGTTGTACTTCTGTCTGCAAGGCTTGAACATCCCGAAGGCTGGACAGCGGAACGCATCATGGCCGCAGCCGCCGCAAGGCCTCAAAAGCAGGCACCGAAACAAGAAGCTAAACAACCACCAAGGCAACCCACCACAAAGATCGGCAACGCAGCCTCCACCGCGGCATCAACAGTCGCAAATGCAGCCACCTCCGCAGCCTCATCCGTCGCAAGCGCCGCAGACAAGCTGGCAGAAAAAGTTGGACTCGAAAAAACAGCCATTCCCGAGAACGCCATCGTTGTAGAGCACCACTTTTTAGATCGCGAATGGTCCCCCGTCTGGAAGGATCGTTTTACCTGGGCATTGCAGTTCTTCTTCGGCGGTATTTCCAGCGCACTTGTAGTCTGCTACTTCAAAAGTAGCGGTTCCCTAGCATCGCTCATTCTTGTTATTTTGTTAGCAATGCTTCTGGTGGGTAACGAATTCCTCAAGAAGCATTACGAAAGCTTCGGCCTGAACCTCACCATGTTCTGCCTCCTTGGAACCATGGTACTTAACTTCACCATTCCCCACCTGGTTCACAGCATCGGATTTGGATGGTTCTTCCTGAGTACCATGCTGTCCTTCGGGGTTTGCGCCCTGATATGGAAAATCTCCCGACGAACCAAGAAGGTTCTGATTGCGCCGGCCGTCATCAGCGTGTTATTGATTGTTGCCTACCTGATGAACTGGGTCCCGCCGGTGCCTCTTGTTCTTAAGCAGCAGATGGCTTGCCAGAACTTCGACAAGGAAACATACACCTGCGATATCGACGCACCCAGCTTTCTACAAAAGGTGGGGCTAAAGTCTCCCACGGTCCACCGGATGGACGGAAACGAAGTCTACTTCCTCTCCTCCGTCTACGCCCCGGCAAAGCTGAAAGCGGAGCTGGAATACCGCTGGTACTACCAGGAACCCTCCACCGGAAAGTACAAACTGACAGACAAGATATCCTCTAGCCGCATGACCATTAATGGCGGCCGCGAGTCTGGTTTCCGAAGCTTCTCCAAGAAGAAGAACGTTCCACCCGGAATCTACCGCGTGGAAACCGCATACAAAAATGGAGCCGTTATCGGCTCCAGTGCATTCGAAGTATTTGAAGGCGCCCCTGAAAACGGATTCGTCAGGGACACCCTCCGCTAATCTTATTTTCTAATGCCGAACTTGATGGCGCGTTCGCCCTGAACCTTCAGGACGTATACGCCGTTGTTCAAGACATTCAGTTCCACAGTATTGCCAGCAGAAGCAACGCCGTTCATAACGGCACGGCCACGCAGGTCAACCACCACGTACTTCAGGTTAGAACCGCGGCTCACGCTAAAGCTCAGGTTGTTTTCGCCCATGTGTACGGCAGCAGCACGAGTCAACATCACAGCCGGATTCTTCACGACGCCGGCAGGGCCCTGGGTCAGGTTATAAAGAAAATCAAATACACGCTTTTGGACTTCCTTTGCGTACTTGGGATCGTCATCGTAGAATTCATGCTTGACGCCTTCCACAAAGTAGGTTTCGTGTTCAATCTTCTTTGCAGTCAAGAGAGAATCAATGACGTAGCTACCATAAAGAGTGGGAGCGTGCAAATCAAGACCGATTGCTGCAATGGATGCTGCAGTACTGGGCATCAGGTTTGTCAATACACCAGCCACGTTGCTCAGGGGGCGACCCGTCTTGAAGTAAACCGTACCGTCGTCAGTGCCATGAATCAAAAGCACCGGAGTCTCGTTGTCGCCAATCATATCCAAGTTGTGAACAGCACCCCACAGGGATGCGGCGCCATTGGCGCGGGAATCAGTACCGGGTTCGCCGTATTCATCAAGAGCGCCTAGCAAAGGTTCCTTCTCAATGTAGGACGGGAAATCCTTCTCGGAGGAAGCATAGATGTTTTCAAGGCTGAGGATTGCACCAGCGCTGTTACCAATCAGGTAGATACGACCGGGATTGATTCCCAGGGATTCTACATTCTTGCGAGCAAAGCGAACGGCGGCGCGGATATCCTGAACGCCACGATACACAGAGCGGGCAAAGTTAGCGCTATCAATAGAAAGCTGACAGGTCTTATCCAGGATGGGGCATTCCTTGCCTTCCAAGGTCACGCCAAGGCGATATTCCAGAGACATGACCACGTAACCGCGAGCAGCCAGGGAATCGCAATAGCCAACAGTCTTCTGGGACTTGTCGTCCTTATGGCCGGCAACAAATGCTCCACCATGGGAAACGATAACCATGGGGCGATCAGTCACCGTATCCTTCTTGGGCATGTACACATCCACAAGGATAGACTTGTTCTTGGTTTTGCTTTCGCTGCTGTAGAAATAAGCGACCGTGCCATCACCCTTCACATCGGAAACCTTTTCCAGGGCTTCGGTAATAAAATGGGTTTCACTGAGATGCGGAACGTCTTGAGCAATGGGCCAATCCTTGGTCACTTCCACTTCGAACATTCTGTCTTTGTAACGTTCTGCAGCACCGGCAACAGAGGCAAGCAAGGCAAGCACCGACAAAGCGACTGCTACGCAACGCATAGTAGCGAATTTTTGTTTCATATTTTCTCCTTCTAGAAAATTCCGGACGGATAATATAGACAAATTTTCTAAATTTATTTGCATGAAGAAAATCAAGACCGCAACTTTGCAAGGCAAGTGGACTGGCGACACCAAGTCCAACAATGAATGGTACAAGGCCGAAGCCCTCAAGCTGAAAGGCCAGGGAATCGACATCCTCGTTCTCCCGGAAATGTTCCACACACCTTATTTCCCCTTTGAAGAAAACGCAGACTTCTTCGATATGGCAATCGAAAAAGACGACGTAATCGTGAAGGAATGGCAGGACATTGCCCGCGAATTAGGCGCAGTAGTGGTTTTCCCCTTCTTCGAGAAGCGCGCCCGCGGAATCTATCACAACTCCGCCTTCGTGTTTGAACGTGACGGAAGCATCGCAGGTCTCTACCGCAAGAGCCACATTCCCGACGACCCCGCCTTCTACGAGAAGTACTATTTTATTCCCGGCGACACCGGCTTTGAGCCCATCAAGACTTCTGCCGGTAAGATTGGCGTTCTGATTTGCTGGGACCAGTGGTTCCCCGAAGCAGCCCGCATCATGAGCCTGAAGGGCGCAGACCTGCTGATCTACCCCACCGCTATCGGCTGGATGAAATCCGAACCCGCAGAACTTTACCCCCGCCAGCAGGACAGCTGGACTACCGTCATGCGTGGCCACGCCATCGCAAACCGCACCTTCGTGCTTTCAGCAAACCGCATCGGTACCGAAGGGGAACTGACCTTCTGGGGAACAAGCTTTGTGGCAGCCCCCGATGGCTACCTCATCAAGAAATGCGACACGGACTTCCTGGGCGCATCCATTGTGGAAATCGATCTGGGCGAAACCGAATTCAATCGCCGCTGGTGGCCCCATTTCCGTGACCGCCGCGTGGATTTGTACGGTGATATCTTGAAAATCTGGTGCGACTAGGAAATTAACAATGAAAAATGAAGGATGAAAAATGATATTAATGGCGCTTCGCGCTTCATTATAGAGGACTCCTCGCTTCGATTATTTCATTCTTAATTTTTCACATTTCATCTTTCATTTAAAGAGTATTTATGGCAACCGCAAAGAACAACACATTGCGTTATCCTGCAGAATGGGAAGAACAGGCGGCAACTTGGCTCGCCTTCCCCCACAACAAGAAGAACTGGTACGGCGAACGCGGTGAAAAGATTCGCAAGTTCTACATCAACCTGATCCAGACCATCAGCGAATTCCAGCCGGTGAACGTGCTGATCCCTTCCAAGAATTTCTTGACCTTTGACGAAAAGTTGGCCTTGGCCGACCGCCCCTTCCCGGTAAGCGTCATCTTCCTCAAGACCAACGACATCTGGATCCGTGACTATGGTCCGTTCTTCATGAAGAAGGGCGACAAGACCGTTATTTCCCAGACCCAGTTCAACGCCTGGGGCGCCAAGTTCCCTCCCTGGAATCACGACGACAAGATTCCCGAAACCATCGCGGAAGCCTTTGGCTACAAGATGGACAAGAGTGTTCCCTACATCTTTGAAGGCGGCGCCATCGAAGTCAACGGCGACGGTCTGGGCATCACCACTCTGGACTGTCTCATCGGCAAGAACCGCAATGCAGAAAAGGACCTGACCAAAGTCATCAAGGCACTTTGCAACGCATTCGGCCTCAAGTCCCTATTGATCCTCCCCCACGGTCTCCACGGCGACCACACCGACGGACACATCGACAACGTGGCCCGCTTTGTCACCAAGGATCGCGTGGTCATGTGCTGGGAAGAAAGCAAGAAGAGTCCCAACACACCCATACTCGCCGAGGCAAAGCACCTGATTGAAGAATTCATGAAGGCTCACTACGGCAAGAAGGCCAAGGTGGACACCCTCCCCATGCCGCCCCAGCGCGTTCTTGAAGACGGCCAGATTCTTCCGGCCAGCTACATGAACTACATCCACGTGAACGGCGCCCTCATCTTCCCCAAGTACAAGAGCCCGAAGGACGCTGTCGCACAGAAGTATTTCGAAAGCGTATTCCCCAAGTTGAAGGTTATCGGCATCGACTGCCGCACCGTCATTGAGGAAGGCGGTAGCCTGCACTGCATGAGCAAGCACGAAAGTAAGTAAACGAAAAACCGCTTTTCTAACCAGCGTTCGTTCTGTTTTAAGTAAAAAAACGTCCCGAAATTTCGGGGCGTTTTTTGATATTCGCTTTATTCTGTTTACAGATGAGCCTCACTCTCGCCTGCGACGGATTGTCGATACGAGTCGCCTACGGCTCACGGCATGAGCGCCCTACTTGCTTTCCAGCATTTTCTGCACGCTCTGGGCGAACTTTTCCAGAGACGGGTCGCGGGCGCCCATGAGCAAGATGGTATCGCCGGGCTTGGCGTCGGCCACCATGGCGGCGGCGCATTCATTGCGGTTCGCGATGTAGATGGCGTCGGAGTGCTTGTTAATCAAATCGTTAACTAAGTCGCCAGCGGAAATATCGCGGGTCACGGTACCGCCAGCGTAGTAGATTTCGCTGAAGTACATACGGTCGTTGGAACCAGCGCCAATTTCTGCACCAGGGTTGCGCAGAGCCTTGTTGATAAATTCCACCAGGTCGTTGCGCAGGAAACGTGTGGGGCCAAAGCCGTGGGGCTGGAACCAGGCAAGTACGCGGCCAGAGGTAAAGCCCTGGGCGCTCTTGATGCTGGCAGAAATCTTTGCAGGATTATGGGCGAAGTCATCCACCAGAGTCACGCCGTTGAAGGTGCCAAGAATCTGATGGCGGCGGAACACGCCCGGGAAGGAGCTGAGGGCGTCCGCGCAAGTCCTAAGACTTACGCCGGCCTGCAACGCGGCAGCGGTTGCAGCCAGGGCATTTTCCATATTGTGGCGGCCCGGCATAGGCACGGTAAACTTCACCAGTTCATTGTTGTGACGGCAGCGGAAAACAATTGCCGGGCCATCCGTGCGGAAGTCAATGCCCTGGACGCCCACATAGCTTTCGGTGCCGAAGTCGTTGTGACGATCCTGGCTGAAAGGCTTTGCCAGCGGGTGAGCGTCATTCACAATCAAAGTCTTGCCGTTATTCAAAATGTTGTCGCGGAACTTGCCGAAGATTTCCTGCAGTTCGCTCATTTCCTTGTGATCTTTGTCCACATTCAGGATGAGGCCAACTTCGGGTTCGTAACGGACCAACGTTCCATCGCTTTCGTCAGCTTCAACCACAAGCCATTCGCCCTTGCCGCTGACAGCATTACCGATCTTGCCTTCCTTCTGGAGGTTCACAAGGCCTGCGCCGGTCATTACAGAGGGCTGCAATCCGGCGTACTGCAAAATGTGGTAAATCATGGCAGTCACAGTAGACTTGCCGCTGGTGCCGCTAACCGCAATGGTCTTTGCTTCCTTGGAAATCTTGGCCAGCATTTCGCTGCGGTGCATCACCTTCACACCAAGTTCCTTGGCACGCTTCAGATCCGGATTGGTATCTTCGATGGCGGTACTGACCACAACGGCGGAAAGATCCGCAGTTACACCAGAGCCGTCTTGGGCGAAGCACTTGATACCGCACTCTTCCAGCTGTTCCATAACCCGGGGCTTCTCGCAGTTGCCTGCAAGATATTCACCAAACTGACGATCAGAACCGCGAACTTCAACACCGCGGCCCACCAAGTACTGACCGATGGCACTCATGCCAACACCAGCAACACCGATAAAGAAATAAGAAGACATAATAATTGATGATTGACAGTTAACAATGAACAATTAATAACGTCGTTGCTTTATTCATTGTTAATTGTTCATTTATAAAAGGTTCGGGTCAATTGTGGGTTCGTAACCGGGTTCAACGAAGTCTTCAGCAGCAATGCCCTTGCGGCGGGCGGCCTTCATCTGCTTGATGAGCTTACGTTCTGCAGCCTTGGCCTTGCGGGCGGCAGCACGTTCCTTACGTTCTGCCAGGCGCTGAGCACGAGTCTTACGTTCCTTGTAGGGAGCAGCCTCTTCCGGAGTGATGGCCAGGATTTCATCGCTTGCGTATTCATCGAAGTAATCATCGCCATCATCTTCAAAACGCATTTCCGGGTCCAGTTCACGGAACGCAGTATCGTCTTCAACATCAAACTTGGGAGCGTCTTCGGGACATTCCTTCTTCAACAGCTTCAGGACCTTGTCGAAAGGCTTTTCCAGAGGAACCTTGAACTTCATCTTCTTTCCCGTGGTCGGATGAATCAGTTCAATCTTCACAGCCTGCAACAGCTGGGCGGGCGCGATTTCCAAAACCTTCTCGGCGTATTCACGCATCAAGGGAGACACGCGATTAATGCAACCTTCACGTCCATCGTACAGCGGGTCACCAACAACAGGATGACCCATGTAGCGGCTATGCACGCGAATCTGATGGGTACGGCCAGACTCCAACTGTAGTTCCAGCAAAGTAGCGAAGTTGAAGAACTTCTTGGCAGTATAGTGCGTACGGCTTTCCTTACCGCCGCTGACCACAGCCATCTTCAAGCGATTCTTGGGATTGCGACCGATGGGAGCATCGATAGTACCTTCCAAGTCACGAACATGGCCCCACACCAATGCATTATAAGTACGATGCAAAGTGCGGGTTTCCAGCTGGTGAGCCAAGTGACGGTGTGCGTTATCGTTCTTTGCCACCACCATAAGACCCGGAGTATCCTTGTCCAAGCGATGAACAATACCTGGGCGCAGCGCACCATTCACCGTAGAAAGATTTTCCTTGAAGTGGTACAGCAAGCCGTTGGCCAAGGTTCCATCCTTCACGCCATTACCCGGATGAACCACCAGGTTGCGGGGCTTATTGATCACCACAATGTCGTCATCTTCGTAAACGATATCCAGAGGAATTTCCTGAGGTTCCAGGGTGCTTGCTTCCTTTTCGGGAATTTCGCCACAGACCACCACCATGCCCGTTTCTACACGGAAGTTCTTGGGAGTGGCCACCCCACCCACCTTCACCTCGCCGGCAGCGATCATCTTCTGCACGTCGGTGCGGGACACATTTTCAAGAACGCTCGTCAAAAACTTGTCGATACGTTCACCATTCTTCTTTTCGTCTACAAGATAATTCATACATGTAAAAAATAGAAAAATCAAACCAAGTAATGTTCGGCAATCTTTTTCACCATGGACGAATTAAGCGGCAACGATTTGGTTTCCATTGAACAAATCAAATTATCACCAAAATAGTACCCGGCGTTTTGGTAATGACGAAGTCTTTCGATAGCCTTGCAGGCATATTCCTCCTGCCCCATCATACCAAGATGTTCCCATATATATTCCTTCCCGGTTCGTTTGTTCAAGCATGTAAAATCAGGATGCACGGTTCCCATCCCGCGAATTTTCAGCGGTTGTTCGTAACGAAAGGGAATTTTCATATAAGACAACGTATCGGCAATCATCATTTCCGACTTGGACCGAACGAAGAATCCCATGGACGTTTGAATCTTTGCGCCATCTTCCTCAAACGGTTTCCTCTCGTATTCAACATTTTGCCATCGTTCCGCAAAATCCGAAAGGCCAAGCCTAAACGGATTGACTACATCTCTACGCCCTTCCAGGAGATTTTCATAAACGCCATCAAGATCAGTCTTTTCCATCTTGGCCAACAGCGCATTCAATGAGCCTCTTACTTTCGCAATTTCTGCTAACAGCTTTTCATCATACGCTTTTTGTGCCAGCCTGCAAGCATCGGTGAAATGTTTGCCATCAAGATACGTTCCGTTGGAATACTTCCCCTTCACTAAATAATAGCGAGGAAGCTTATTTGGTCCCTGTTGCATTATTCGCAATCGACCTTTGGGCGCATTTTTCACAGCCGCAAGCTTTTCTTGATACAATTCGTTCAGCATTGAAACCTGAGACTTCAGGCTATTGCAAAATTCCGCAGACAGTAAACGTTCAGCCATAGATAATCTCCTTCTAAGTAAACAACAAGATAAACCAATCGCAGGCAATATCTCAAATTCCAACATTTCGAACTAGGATTTCGCACAAATTGCATCATTTTGCAATCAGTTGTTTACATGGAATTGGCTAGGCAACCCCATTTGAGCGATTCGCCTTTGTTTTTAGGACTATTTTGGGGAGAATGTTCAATTAGTCCTAGTAAAATTGCGGTTTACGACGCTGCCATAGGACTAATTTTTCCCACAACACCTTTTAGTACTAGCATTTCGCATAAATCGCCCCTCAAAGGAGCTTTTTCATAGGACTAAATCTCACGCCCCCGCGCTCTAGTCCTAAGCCCCAGCGAAAAAAAGCGCAAAACGTAGGACTAATTACAAACACCGCAAACATTAGTCCTAGCGCATCCGTAGCACAAGTAAAAAAAATAGGACTAATAACCGACACTTCGATTATTAGTCCTAAAATGTTTATCAAACGACTGCAGACGAATTTTAAACGAACATCAAACGTGCATCAGATCGTCAAACATCCTTTTAACAACGTTTGGGCAGCAGCTATTCAGCCTTACCTACCTCAGCTTTCGCTTCCTTCTCAGCCTTTTCCTCTTCCTTGATCTGCTTATGCAGTTTCTTCAAGATCACAGGAGAAAGTATCACCAGGGCAACGCCTACAGTCACAAAGGAATCCGCCACATTGAAGGTGGGGAAACGAGTCATAATAAAGTCAGGGAAATCGCAGTCGATAAAGTCTACAACCATCTGCAGGCGCATGCGGTCGATGAAGTTGCCTACGGCACCGCCCATAATCATGACAACGCCCATACGGCTCAAGTAGTCGCGCTTATCAATACTCCTGTAGAACCAAACAAGCACAACAGAGGCAACGATGGACAAAAGCAGGAAAAAGAGCCAAGGCGGCAAGAAGGGCATCAGGTCCTGAGGGCGACTGCTGAAGGCGGCACCCTTGTTGAACACCAGCTGAAAGCGGGCCAGTTCTCCAATCACATTGATGACCTCGTGATTGGGCGCGCCCGTTTCGTTGGTAAAACGAGCCAAGGCCCACAGCTTTGTGAGCTGGTCAGACACAATGCTGAAAATAATGATGGCGATATGGAATGGCAATTTGTTATAAAATTTCATTAGGAACGAACCTCACCAAACTTCTTATCGATCCACTTGTCGCTGTAGAAATGCTTCATGGTG
This window encodes:
- the lspA gene encoding signal peptidase II, which gives rise to MKFYNKLPFHIAIIIFSIVSDQLTKLWALARFTNETGAPNHEVINVIGELARFQLVFNKGAAFSSRPQDLMPFLPPWLFFLLLSIVASVVLVWFYRSIDKRDYLSRMGVVMIMGGAVGNFIDRMRLQMVVDFIDCDFPDFIMTRFPTFNVADSFVTVGVALVILSPVILKKLHKQIKEEEKAEKEAKAEVGKAE
- a CDS encoding RluA family pseudouridine synthase — translated: MNYLVDEKKNGERIDKFLTSVLENVSRTDVQKMIAAGEVKVGGVATPKNFRVETGMVVVCGEIPEKEASTLEPQEIPLDIVYEDDDIVVINKPRNLVVHPGNGVKDGTLANGLLYHFKENLSTVNGALRPGIVHRLDKDTPGLMVVAKNDNAHRHLAHQLETRTLHRTYNALVWGHVRDLEGTIDAPIGRNPKNRLKMAVVSGGKESRTHYTAKKFFNFATLLELQLESGRTHQIRVHSRYMGHPVVGDPLYDGREGCINRVSPLMREYAEKVLEIAPAQLLQAVKIELIHPTTGKKMKFKVPLEKPFDKVLKLLKKECPEDAPKFDVEDDTAFRELDPEMRFEDDGDDYFDEYASDEILAITPEEAAPYKERKTRAQRLAERKERAAARKAKAAERKLIKQMKAARRKGIAAEDFVEPGYEPTIDPNLL
- a CDS encoding Mur ligase domain-containing protein produces the protein MSSYFFIGVAGVGMSAIGQYLVGRGVEVRGSDRQFGEYLAGNCEKPRVMEQLEECGIKCFAQDGSGVTADLSAVVVSTAIEDTNPDLKRAKELGVKVMHRSEMLAKISKEAKTIAVSGTSGKSTVTAMIYHILQYAGLQPSVMTGAGLVNLQKEGKIGNAVSGKGEWLVVEADESDGTLVRYEPEVGLILNVDKDHKEMSELQEIFGKFRDNILNNGKTLIVNDAHPLAKPFSQDRHNDFGTESYVGVQGIDFRTDGPAIVFRCRHNNELVKFTVPMPGRHNMENALAATAAALQAGVSLRTCADALSSFPGVFRRHQILGTFNGVTLVDDFAHNPAKISASIKSAQGFTSGRVLAWFQPHGFGPTRFLRNDLVEFINKALRNPGAEIGAGSNDRMYFSEIYYAGGTVTRDISAGDLVNDLINKHSDAIYIANRNECAAAMVADAKPGDTILLMGARDPSLEKFAQSVQKMLESK